The DNA segment TTCTCGTAGCGGTTGTTGGACGTAACTGACTAAACCTGTTGCGAAATAGAGTCCAATCGCTAGACCGATCGCTAGCCAAATGACGGCTCCTCGCAGGGCGCGGCGCAGTTCCTCCAAATGCTCGCCGAATGTCATCGACGATTCTTCGAAAAGACTATCTTTTGGGCGGGATGGCAATTCCACGGTGCAGTGTTCGTTTTTCTTGAGGCGGGGGCCGATCCGATCGAGCAGGACTCGACACCTAGACAAAGGTGGCAACAATAACGGATCGGCGTTGGGAGCTAGATTGATTGCCCTTCAGTTTAACTGCCACTCAGTGGTTTGGCGAAAGGGGCAGTTCGCTTTTTCTTGGAGGCATTAAAAGGATTATAATGATCAAACTGGAACCGCTGAAAATGAACCCCATCATGCGTGACTACCTGTGGGGGGGACGCAAGCTGTCTGAGCGGCTGGGGAAAACGATCGAAGAGGGCCAGACCGCTGCGGAAAGCTGGGAAATTGTCGATCGGGACGATGCCCAGAGCGTGGTTGCTGACGGACCCTGGAAAGGGCAGACGCTGCGGCAGTTGATCGCCGAGCAGAAACGCGAAATGCTTGGTGATTGCGACTCCAATAGCCATTTTCCGCTGTTATTAAAATATTTGGATTGCCAGCGAGTCCTTTCGGTGCAGGTCCACCCTACGGACGAGTATGGGCTGAAAATGCCCCAGCCTGACCTGGGGAAGACCGAAGCGTGGTATATCGTTGATGCCGAACCGGATAGCGTGATTTACGCCGGTCTAAAAGAGGGAGTCGACCGGTTGATGCTGGCCGAAGCGATTCAGGACCAGCAGACCGAGAAAGTTCTTCACGAAATTCGCCCCAATGCAGGCGACTGTATCTTTATTCCCGCCGGGACGGTCCATGCGCTCGGCGCAGGACTGTTGGTGGCTGAAATTCAGCAAGCCAGCGACACCACTTTTCGCCTGTACGACTGGAACCGCGTCGGTGCCGATGGAAAGCCTCGCCCGTTGCATATCGAACAAGCTCTGGCGGTGACGAATTACGATTCGGGACCGGTTTACCCTGTTAGCCCCAAAGACGTTGCCGATGGTTGGCAGCAGTTGGTCGATTGCGACAAGTTTCAGCTGTTAAAGGCAAGCGAATGCGGTTCGTATCCGATTCCCTCGGCAGACCGTTTTGTCATCCTCAGCGTCCCCTGCGGAAAAGCGCTCCTCCGCTGGGCCGGAGGGACTCGATCCCTTGAAGTAGGGGATTCAGTACTGGTTCCTGCGGCTGTCACCGACGTGGAAGTCGTCATCGAAGAGCCCCATTCAACGGTCTTGAGGATGCACGGGCCTGCCGATACCCCTTGCCTGGCTTAGACAATCGGTCTTTTCTCGCGGGTTTGCTAGCAAATCTTGCTGGATTGGTTCGGATTGCTGCAGAGGGGGATTCTTGGAGGTCGATAGGAGGTGTGTGAGTCGGCCTGAGGCGGTCAGGGATCGGACGATTTTGGTTCCTTTGCCTGCCGAATAGGTATTGGCTTCACCGCGATGATTTCGCTACGCTCGACGCGCCAAGGGCTGCGTCCCTTCCTCTACAACCAATAAAAATCCCATGCGAACCATAGCTCTTCTCATTTGCTGTGCGACTTTGACGTCTTTGGGATGTCGTCAGCGTCCGCTTTTGGCTCCTCCGGGGCCGACCAGTTATCAGCAAGGGCAAGCGGTCATCCATGATCCTTACCCCCAAAATGACATTGGTGTGGAAGAGCAGGCCAGTCGCCCTCGGGATTACCAAAAGCCTCTAGCGGAGCCGGTTCGCGATCGGCTGTACCGCGACGCGTCGCCATGGTGGCAGTTCGGAGGTTAAACCGGGCAGGTTTTAGCTTCCCTCTTTCAAGCGAAACGACGCTGGTCCAATCTCTTTATCGGCGTTGCGTGTTCGGTTTTAAAGCATTCGCTAGATAGGCTTTAAGCGGATTGGTTAAACGGTTGGTGAATGATTCGGGCTAGCCGCCTGATGGAGATTTACTGGAACCTTGGCCGCTGGCGGTTTGATGCTCTCAAACAAAAAAAGAGTACGGCAAAAAACCCCAAAGCCAAAACGGAGGATGTGTGTTAATCTAGGAGGCCTTCTCTTTCGCTTCCCATTCATTGATCTGCACACACCTGATGGCCGCTCCAAAATCCAACCGCAATCACGATCATGGTGACAGCAAGTCTTCCAAGGCATCGGAAGGTGAGCAACGACTGCAGCGCATTTTAGCGGCCGCCGGTTTTGGTAGCCGTCGCAAGTGCGAGGAATATATCACGGAAGGTCGAGTGGAGGTCGATGGCGAGATCGTCATGCGATTGGGAGCGACCGCCGACCCACTGCACAGCAAAATCTACGTCGACGGCAATAAATTGCATTTGCCGAAAGCGGTTTATTTTATCTTGCACAAGCCAACCGGCGTCGTTTCGACCAATCGTGACCCTCAGGGCCGGCCTCGCGTTATCGATCTGATTCCCCCCGGAACTCGCGTTTTTCCGGTTGGTCGTTTAGACCGTAATAGCGAAGGATTGATGCTGATGACCAACGATGGTGCGTTGGCCGACCAGCTAACCCACCCTCGGTATGGCGTGATGAAGGTCTATCATGTGACCGTCGCTGGCGAGGTGACTCCCGAAGCGATGAAGAAGATGCGGGAGGGGATTTTCATCGCGGAAGGTCGAGTGCAGGTCGATGGGGCCAAAATCCGCAAAGCGGGGGCTCGTTCGACCGATATGGAAATCAGCCTGCGAGAAGGCAAGAATCGCGAAATCCGCCGCATCTTGGCTCGCCTAGGCCATAAAGTCCAGAAACTACGCCGCGTAGCGATCGGTCCGCTCCGATTGGGTGAATTGCCTAAAGGGGCTCATCGCCAGCTGACGCATATCGAAGTCAAAAAATTAAAAGCCGAAGCGGCAGCAGGGGCAAAGCGGGCAACCGACGGCGTCGATCTGCGGCAGCCGCAGGAGCCTGAACGTCCAGAGCGTGGCGAAGCTCCGATTCGAATCGCACCCTCCGCGAAAGCATCGCAGCCTGCCAAGGAATTTCGGCCCGCGAAAAAATCTCGATCGGGCAAAGATTCTCGGCCTGCGAAGGCATCGCGTCCCAGCAAATCAGGTCAATCGGCCAGCAAGCTGGGTGCAAAAAAGGGGACCAAGCGTCCTTCGCCAAATCGATCCGCTGGTGGTCCATCCAAGCGTCCCGTCGTATCGCGAGGCAAAAAAGTCGCTTCGCGATCGAAATCCAATTCGTTTGAATTCGATTTCAATTCCGCCGGAGCTCGTGGTGGTGCTTTGATTGGGATTGAAAGCGAATCGCAAGAAAAGCCAGATCGTGCAAAGAAAAAGAAGCCGGCGAAACGTGGGGCTCGTGGGGCGGCTGGCCGTTCGGGAACCTCAAGGTCAAAACCAAAGTCCAATACCCGATCGGCGGGAAAGCCGAATCGTGGTTCCGATAGGAAGAAAGGGAAGTAGCACGGTGGCTGAATCGCTTCATGCGGCCTATTACGCCGATCAGATGCAACAGGTGGACGCCCAGGTGGTTACGAATCAGCCACTGGCCAAGGAGACCTACCTCGTTCGAATTGCCGCTCCAGAAATTGCGGCTCGTGTTCGTCCGGGACAGTTTGTGATGATCCGCATGTCGGGATTGAATGATCCCTTGATCGGACGTGCGCTGGCCGTTTATGACGTCGGGTGTGACGACCAAGGAACCCCGGCAACTTTTGATCTGGTCTATCTGAAAAAGGGCAAACTAACGACCTGCTTGTCTCAAGCGGCAGCGGGGGATTCGGTCACGGTTTGGGGACCGCTGGGCAATGGTTTTGCTCCGGTACCCTGTGAGCATCTGGTAATGGTCGCCGGTGGAATCGGGCAAACCCCGTTTGTGGTTCTGGCGAAAGAAGCGTTAGGTTTGCAGACCTTTGGCCAGCGGACGGGCGGCTGGGCAAAAAGTGTCACCCTAATCTACGGAGCTCGCAGTGCCGATCGTTTGGCAGGCGTCGACGATTTTCGGAAACTGGGCGTCGATGTTCGACTGTGTACCGACGACGGGTCGACGGGCGAAAAAGCGTTGGTTCCGGCCGTCCTTGACCGTTGCTTAACCGAGCTGAAAACGTCCCTTGCTGCCGATTCGATTCGCGTCGTTTGCTGTGGCCCTGAAATCATGATGGAAAAAGCTTCCGAGGTCGCGATCGCTCAGTCGACGCCGTGTGAAGTGTCGATGGAAACGCCCATGGCGTGTGGCATTGGGATCTGTTTTTCTTGCGTTGCCAAGGTCCGGCAATCCGATGGGGAATGGGATTACAAACGGACCTGTGTCGAAGGGCCTGTTTTTGACGCTACAAAAATTTGCTGGTAAGCCATGCGGATCCTGCAAATTACCAGCGGTGGGCAACAGTCCAACGGAGCGCTGCAGTATGCGGTGCAGTTGTCGAATCGCTTAGTCGATCGTGGACACGAAGTTTGGATGCTGACCGTTCCCGGAGGCTACGTTGCCCAGGCGATCGAACAATCCGATGTAACGTTGATCCCCTCGTCACTGCATCGTTGGCCGCTGGATGAATTGAAGCGAATCGACCAGCAGATTCAGAAACTGGGAATTCAGGTGGTGCACGGCCATAGCAGCCGAGCATGTAATTTTGCCGTTTGTCTAAGACGGCTCTACGGGGTCCCTGCCGTTTCCACCGCTCATGCCAATAAGGTGCAGGTGCACTGGGCTTGGGCTGACCGCATCATTGCGGTTTCCAAGGTGACGGAAACCTTTCACCGCCGCTGGAACCTCGTCCGTAAATCGCGTATTTCGATCATCCACAACCCGATTGATACGGACCGATTTCAGCCGCTGGATCCGGCCCTGCGGTCCGCTCAGCGGGCTGCGTTGCACGTCGCGGACGAGACGCCGGTGTTACTGATTGCAGGGCACATTGTGCGTCGTAAGGGACAGCGCATTGCGGTTGCCGCGATGCCGGAAATTCTGGCAAAATTCCCGGCAGCCCAGTTGTGGTTGGTGGGGCATGAAGATCACCGGTATGGAAAACTGGTCCGCGAGGATATCGAACGGTTAGGAATTCAAAACTCCGTTCGATTGATCCCGCCTTGTGAGGATGTGCAACGCTATTTCGCAATGGCAGACCTTTGTCTTTGCCCGTCACTAGACGAACCTTTTGGGTTGACCGCCTGCGAATCGCTCGCCTGTGAGGTGCCCGTCATCGCGTCCTCTGTCGGAGGATTTCTGGAAACGATTCAGCACGATCGATCCGGAGTTTTGCTGAAACGAAATGATGCACCGACGTTGGCAGCGGCAACGATTCAGATGCTGCAAAACCGGGAACGGTGTCAGGCGTTTGGGAAAGTTGGTCGAAGGTGGGTTCAACAAAACCTAACGGCGGATGCGCACGACCAACAGGTCGAGCAAGTCTATCAGTCTCTCTTAAAATAACCGATTCGCGACAGAGCCGTTTAAAGAACATGAAGCCCGAATCGCCTTATTCGCCACCCTTTTCGCAAACCATGCAGGTCGATCGCCATCGGCTTCGCAAGGCGTGGCAACGCATCGAACAAACCGGTTCCCAGGACCAGGCATCCGAGTCAGCGCGGCAGCGTTTCCAGGAGCAATTGGATGCTTCGATCGCCGTTCGCCAACAACGCGAACAGTTAAAACCGTCGCTGGAAACGCCTGCGGAGCTACCGATCAGTGGGTACCGCGATCAGGTCATTCAGTTGCTGAAAGAGCGGCAGGTGATCGTGGTCTGCGGAGAAACAGGCAGCGGGAAAAGTACGCAGCTGCCGAAATTCTGTCTGGACGCTGGGTTTGGACGCAAAGCGATGATCGGGCACACCCAGCCCCGGCGGCTGGCAGCACGATCGATCGCAGCCCGGTTGGGCGATGAACTGGCCTGCCCTTCGTCGGTCGGATTTAAAATTCGATTCACCGACGCCACCGAATCGAACACCTTGGTCAAATTAATGACCGATGGAATCCTGCTGGCAGAGACTCAGCATGATCGGTTCTTGGATCGCTACGATGTGATCATTATCGATGAAGCGCATGAGCGTTCGCTGAATATCGATTTTTTGTTGGGGTACCTGCGGCGTCTGCAAGGGAAGCGTCCCGACCTGCGGATCATTATCACCAGTGCCACGATCGATGCCGAGCGGTTCGCCGAGCATTTCTCTGATGAATCCGGCCCCGCGCCGATCTTGACGGTGGAAGGCCGTGGTTACCCGGTGCAGATGCGGTACCTGCCTTGGGACGAAGTCGCCGCCAGTACCGATGACGGAATGTCGCCGACCTATGATCTTTCGCGTCACGTGATCGCGGGAGTGGACGAGGTTCTTCGCGACGGTGGAGGGGACGCGTTGGTGTTCCTGCCGACCGAACGCGACATCCGTGAGGTTTCTCATCGTTTAAACGGACATTTTAAGCGACAGGGACGTGAGGGGCGGATCGACTTGCTGCCGCTGTATGCGCGATTGCCTCAGAAAGAACAACAGCAGATCTTCAACCCCTCAGGATCGAAGCGACGGATCGTGTTGGCGACCAATGTCGCGGAATCGTCTTTGACGGTCCCACGCATCCATTACGTCGTCGATGCGGGAACCGCCCGAATCAGTCGATACAGTCCACGCAGTAAAGTTCAGCGGTTGCCGATCGAGGCGATCAGTCAGGCGAGTGCCAATCAGCGTGCCGGACGTTGTGGACGGATTGGACCAGGGGTTTGCGTTCGCTTGTACAGCGAACAAGATTTCGCCGATCGTCCTGCTTTTACGACTCCTGAAATTCGCCGCACCAATCTGGCTTCGGTCATTCTTCAGACCAAGACATTGAACCTGGGCCCGATCAGCGAATTTCCGTTTCTGGATCCGCCGCGACCGGAATCGATTCGGGAGGGGCTGAAAACACTGCATGAAATCGGAGCGATCGACCGCCGCGAAGAATTAACCAAGATCGGGATGCAGTTGGGACGGATGCCCGTCGATCCTCGCGTGGGCCGAATGCTGCTTGCCGCAGAGGAACATGGCGTGTTGCCCGAGGTCCTGGTGATCGCCGCGGCGATTGAAATCCAGGATCCGCGTGAACGGCCGATCGAAAAACAGCAGGCCGCTGACGAAGCGCAGGCGATCTTTCAGGATGGTCAAAGCGACTTTGTTAGCTATCTCCGCTTGTGGCATTTTTATCAGGAACAACGCGAGGCGCTCTCTCGGAATCGGCTGCAAAAGGCCTGCCGAAGTCGATTCCTCTCCTACAATCGCCTCCGAGAGTGGGAAGACGTCTATCGACAGTTGCGTGAAATGATTCGCGGTGTCCATCGTCCTTCGCCCGGGCAATCGCGTGGGAAACGCTCGTCGGGTGGCGGCAAGCTTGCTTCCATCGGGCCGCCACGGTTGTTGGAACCGGATGACAATGCAAGCGAAGAACCGGCTGCCCAGCCGGTGCTGAGTGAAGAACGTTACGACGCCGTTCACCAAGCACTTCTGACGGGGCTGTTGTCCGGCGTCGCTCAGAAAACCGACAAGCACATGTATCTGGGAGCCGGGGGACTAAAGTTGCAGTTATGGCCTGGGTCCGGGCTGTTCGAATTGGCGCCGCAGTGGATCGTGGCCGCCGAGCTGGTCGAAACGACGCGAACCTATGCCCGTACTGTTGCCAGAATTAAGCCAGAATGGCTAGAGCAACTGGCCGAACATCTGGTGCGTCGCAGTTACAGTGAACCGCACTGGAGCAAAAAGCAGGGAGGAGCCTTTTGTTATGAACGGGTCAATCTGTTTGGATTGCCGGTCGTGCTTCGTCGCCGCGTCGCCCTGGCACCGATCGACCCCACCACCGCTAGGGAATTGTTGATTGAACAAGGGTTGGTCGAACAGCAGTTGCCCACCCGTTCGCGATCCGTCACCCACAACCGGCGATTGATGGAATGGATCGATCAGTGGATGGCCAAAGCGAGGCAGCGGGAGTTTGTTGTCGACCCACTGACCATTCATCAATTTTACGCGATGCGTTTACCGGCGAATGTTGTCGATCGAGTTTCGCTGGAGCGACTGGACCGAGACCAACCGATTCCTGATTGGGTCCGTTCGCTGAAATCGCCAGAGGACCTCCAAGCCTGGCTGGAAGCGCCTCCGGAAATCGAAAACGTCGAGGGACAAGAGGGGCCCGATACCCTAGCGACCCTCTACATGGCTCCGCACGACCTGTTGCCGCAAGTCGCTGCCACGATTGCTCCCGATCAGTTTCCCGACATGTTGGATGTTGGCGGAACCCAGTTGCCAATCGATTATCACTACGAACCAGGATCGCCACGCGATGGGATCACGGTAACGGTTCCCAAGGCTGCGCTTGCTCAGGTTTCCGATCATCGATTTGGTTGGTTGGTCCCCGGTCTGCTGGAGACGAAGGTTACGGCGATGATCAAGTCGCTGCCAAAACGAATTCGCCGAAACCTGGTTCCGGCGGCGGATGTGGCTCGCGAAGTCTGTGCGGAATTGTCCCCTGATTTCGGAGCGGTCCCTTTTCTCCCGACGTTATGTGCAACCCTTTCACGGCGCGCGGAAATGCCTATTAGCGAGGGGGACTTTAATTCCGAAAAGCTCCCTCAGCACTTGCAGATTTTGGTGAATGTGGTCGATGAAGAGGGGCAAACGATCGCTAGTGAACGGAGTGTGGCTGAGGTTCGAACGCATCTGGGCGTTGAAGAATCCTCCTCTTCCGAATCGTTGGTGCAGGCCGTGACAACGGCTCAGATCGATCGCGAAGGGATGCAGACTTTCGATCTGGAGTCGATTGAAGAACAAGTGATTCGGACGCAGGGAGGTGTGCAATTAGCACAATTCCCCGCCTTGGTTGACGATGTTGATTCGGTTTCACTGCGACTGTTTTCCGATCGTCTAACCGCCGAAGCGGCTCATCGCCGTGGTTTAATGCGGTTGTATGCCATTGCCGAACGGAAGGAGATTCGCAGCCAAGTGCGCTGGTTGCCCGGTGCCGATAAAGCAAAGGTGCGACTGGGCAGGATCCTGCCAGCCGATCAGTATGAGCCAGCGCTGATTGATTTGGTTGCCCGGATGGCGTTTGTCGATCAGGGGCCGCTGGTCCGCAGCGAGGCGGAATTCAATGAACGTCGCAAGAATCGCGGCGAACGGATCGCCGTCGCAGCCCAACAGGTCGCCAAGTGGTTGCCCGCTTGGGCCGACGCCTATCAGCAAGCGCGAAGCGAATGGGAATCGATCGGGCAAGCACGTTATGCCGACGTCCGCCAAGACGTCCACGAGCAAGTCGAATGGCTGACCGGCGACCACTTTCTTTCGAGGACGCCCTGGCAGTGGTTGCAGCACTACCCAAGATATTTCAACGCGATTGCCTACCGTCTGGATAAATTCCGTTCGGGCGGAGAGAGTCGTGACAGGGAAGCGACGGCAACGGTTTCACGCTTGTTGACGCAAATCGAAAACTATCAACCCGGCTCGGGGGCTCCCGGACGCCCGGCCAAAGCGACCAAAGAAACCTTGCGTTGGTTAATCCAAGAACTGCGAGTCAGTCTGTTTGCACAGCCGCTGGGAACCGCCGAGAAAGTCTCGGTCCCTAGGATCGAGAAGTACTTGAATTGATTCGATTCATAACTTTCCGTTCCGGTTGGGCAACGTCCCCTGGTCGGCTTGTCCGACAGGAACGCAAGATTTGTAATTAGATATGGGAGCGACAGAAAGCCGCTCCCCTCGCCAGCTTGTCTGGCAGGAAGCTGAGGTCGCGTTGCGTTTGCCCATGGATCGTTTTTTAACTTCAAATCTTTTGCTCCCGCTGGGCAAGCCAGCGCGGGGCAATGGTTTGATCCTAGCAAATTTTAGGACCGTCGGAGCCATTCTCGGGCTCTCATCAACGTCCCCTGGTCGGCTTGTCCGACAGGAACGCAAGATTTGTAATTAGATATGGGCGAGGTTTGAAGCCGCTCCCCTCGCCAGCTTGTCTGGCAGGAAGCTGAGGTCGCGTTGCGTTTGCGTTAAATCTTTCCGTTCCGGTTGGGCAAGCCAACCGGGTCGGCGTTTGCCCATGCATCGTTTTTTAACTTCAAATCTTTTGCTCCCGCTGGGCAAGCCAGCGGGGGGCAATGGTTTTGTCGTAGCAAATCGTGAAGACGATCGGAGCCGTTTTTCGGCTCTCATCAACGTCGGTTTGGCAACGTCCCCTGGTCGGCTTGTCCGACAGGAACGCGAGATTTGTAATTAGATATGGGAGCGACAGGAAGCCGCTCCCCTTGCCAGCTTGTCTGGCAGGAAGCTGAGGTCGCGTTGCGTTTGCGTTAAATCTTTCCGTTCCGGTTGGGCAAGCCAACCGGGGCGGCGTTTGCCCATGGATCGTTTTTTAACTTCAAATCTTTTGCTCCCGCTGGGCAAGCCAGCGGGGGGCAATGGTTTGATCTTAGCAAGTCGTGAAGACGATCGGAGTCATTCTCGGGCTCTTATCAACGTCGGTTTGGCAACGTCCCCTGGTCGGCTTGTCCGACAGGAACGCGAGATTTGTAATTAGATATGGGCGAGGTTTGAAGCCGCTCCCCTCGCCAGCTTTCCGTTCCGGTTGGGCAAGCCAACCGGGGCGGCGTTTTCTCATGGAACGTCTTTTTAACTTCAAATCTTTTGCTCCCGCTGGGCACGCCAGCGGGGAGAAATGGTTTGATCGTCCTGTTTTTAGTCGGCGAATAGTTCTTGGCCGCTTGATTCGGATTCCATAAGCGCCGTTTTGACGACGGTTCGAACTTGCCTTTCAGCGACTTCCTTTTGCAGTTTTGCAATCGCTTCGGCGACTGGCATCGACCCAAGGTCTCCGTCGATTCGGTCTCTTAGTGCCAGTTGACCCGATTCGGCTTCTTTGGGACCGACGACTGCCATGTACGGCGTCAGTTCCAGTTGAGCGTCTCGGATCTTCGCTTGGACTTTGCTGTTGCGAAGGTCGGTGGTGGCTCGTAGTCCCGCGTCGGTCAACTGTTTGGTAAGCGCGACGGCGTAGTCGGTCGTTTTTTCCGAAAGGGGCAAAACGCGAATCTGCTCGGGGGCCAACCAGAGTGGGAAAGCACCGGCGAAATGTTCGATCAACATTCCGACAAAGCGTTCCAACGATCCAAATGGAGCTCGATGGATCATGACCGGACGATGGCCGACGTTATCCGCTCCGGCGTATTCCAACTTGAAACGCTCGGGCAGGTTGTAATCCAGTTGCACGGTGCCCAGTTGCCATGAGCGGCCGATACAATCGCGGACCATAAAGTCAGCCTTGGGACCATAAAACGCGGCCTCGCCTGGTTGTTCACCAAAATCGAGCCCCGAATCATTGAGGACTCCGCGAAGAGCCCCTTCGGCGTGATCCCAGTTTTCTTCAGTGCCGACGTATTTATCGCTATCGGGGTCTCGCAGCGAAAGTTGAACTCGATAGTCAGCCAGACCGACCGCTTCGAGAACAAACTTGGTCAGTTCAATCGTCGCTCGGAATTCTTCTTCGACTTGATCGGCGGTGCAGAAGATATGGGCATCATCCTGCGTCAGGCCGCGGACGCGAAGCATTCCGTTCAGTTCCCCGGTCTGCTCGTGGCGATAGACTGAACCGAATTCGAACAGTCGCAGCGGCAACTGGCGATAGGATCGCGGCTGAGCCTTAAAAATATGGCAATGATGCGGGCAGTTCATCGGTTTCACGAGGTACCGCTCATTGGTCGCTTGCCACTGCTGCAAGATATCTCGCTTCGATTCGACTCGAGCACTCGTGGTGTAATCGGGAAGGCTGACGCCAAGCACTTCGGCGGCGGCCATCAATTTGTCTTCGCCGTCGGCGTCGATGGTGCCAGCTTCTAGCCGTTGGCTCCAAGCATCCACGAGGGCTCCGGCTTCGGCACCGAACAACGGTGGAAACTGGCTCTCGCGATAATAGGGGAAGTGCCCACTGGTTTCGTACAATTCGACACGGCCCAGGTGAGGACTGTAGACCGGGTCGTAGCCGCGGCCGAGCAATTCCTTTCGAAGGAAGTCTTCCAGGATGGATCGCACGCGGGCTCCGCGAGGCAGCCATAAACACAGGCCGGGGCCGACTTCGGGATTGAACGCGAACAGTCCATGCTTTTTGCCCAGCACGCGATGGTCGCGGCGGCGGGCTTCTTCTAGCAATTCGAGATAGGCCTTCAGATCTTTTTTGTCAAAGAAAGCCGTTCCGTACAGGCGTTGAAGTTGCCGGCCTTTGGCATCCCCTTTCCAGTAGGCGCCC comes from the Roseimaritima multifibrata genome and includes:
- the thrS gene encoding threonine--tRNA ligase, yielding MADISVQLPDGSIQTQPASATPMDVAKGISEGLARGVVAAVIDDKIVDAVRTFEELKSPDSDTVKLKLLTRHDADALAVLRHSAAHVMARAVMRVYKGVSLAFGPTTDGGFYYDFDLPEKISEEDFPKIEAEMTKIIKAKEPFERFSLDRDKAVQLCDEMGQDLKVEHIQTGLGDQEQVSFYRQGEFVDLCRGPHIPHAGTIKAIKLLSVAGAYWKGDAKGRQLQRLYGTAFFDKKDLKAYLELLEEARRRDHRVLGKKHGLFAFNPEVGPGLCLWLPRGARVRSILEDFLRKELLGRGYDPVYSPHLGRVELYETSGHFPYYRESQFPPLFGAEAGALVDAWSQRLEAGTIDADGEDKLMAAAEVLGVSLPDYTTSARVESKRDILQQWQATNERYLVKPMNCPHHCHIFKAQPRSYRQLPLRLFEFGSVYRHEQTGELNGMLRVRGLTQDDAHIFCTADQVEEEFRATIELTKFVLEAVGLADYRVQLSLRDPDSDKYVGTEENWDHAEGALRGVLNDSGLDFGEQPGEAAFYGPKADFMVRDCIGRSWQLGTVQLDYNLPERFKLEYAGADNVGHRPVMIHRAPFGSLERFVGMLIEHFAGAFPLWLAPEQIRVLPLSEKTTDYAVALTKQLTDAGLRATTDLRNSKVQAKIRDAQLELTPYMAVVGPKEAESGQLALRDRIDGDLGSMPVAEAIAKLQKEVAERQVRTVVKTALMESESSGQELFAD